In the genome of Arachis hypogaea cultivar Tifrunner chromosome 9, arahy.Tifrunner.gnm2.J5K5, whole genome shotgun sequence, the window CCATGACTCGGCATTTTCCCCCTCCACAAGGGCGAATGCTATCGGGAGGATGTTAGAGTTCCCATCCTGTGCAATCGCCAACAGTAAGGTGCCTCCATATTTGCCGTACAAGTGGGTACCATCAATACTCACAAGCGGCTTACAATGCTGGAAGGCTGCAACGCAAGGTGGAATGTCCAGAAAAGACGATAAAAGTACACTGTTGACTCATCAATCTGATCCACAACTCGAACAGGAGAGGTCTGCAACACAGTAACTGTCCCGGGCATCGTCAACTACACCCCTAGCATCCAACGTGGCAACTCGGCATAAGACTCTTCCCAGTCTCCATATATTTGTGCAACTGCCTTCTGTTTTGCCTTCCAAACCTTCCGGTAACTGGGCTTGAAGCCGTAATCAGCTTCAGTTGCTTGTTGCAACACCTTGATCGGTACTGCAGCATCCGTACTAACCAATGGAAATATCCTCGCATAGATAATGTGGTAATCAAGCTGACGGTGATCACTGGAAATAGTTGTGGCTAAGCAAGTGTGGGGaccgttgtacctcctaacctcCCAAGTGCCCTTTCGTGCACGGAGCAAAATTTGAATCAGCCAACTACAACTTTTGCCGAAATCCTTGCACTTTCCATGATACTTCAGATGGTTCGATTCCAACACTCGGTACTCAACACCTCGACGGATGCTATACTCCTTCACACTCAGAACAGTTTCATCTTTACTCTGGAAGGATTGCCCAATCTGAAATTTTGTAGATGAACCCCTAATTGTAGCAACTCCCACTAGGTGTTCACCCAGAGCCTCCAAGTTTAGAGTTGAGAAGTGTGGagggtactgctgtgtgccagaacttGAAGGTGCTTGTTGAGCATGTGGATTAGCACCTGTGTCATTATCGCTGTCTCCAAAGATATTTACAGGATCCTGGTCAGAGTCATCGTCCCACATTGCATTCTCTACTCGATCAGGTTCCCCAAAGCCTTAAACTTCATCAACTATGGCACGACCTGACTCCCCCTCAAATGCCTGCTACCGGACCCCTTGATTAGGGAAAGGTACAGAACGAACTGCCTTCGTTCGTACCAAATCAGCCGCGAAGGAAGGTGATGCAACCTGTGGAACAGATGGCCAGATCGCAGGCACTGAACAAGACGCACCGCCTGTGGCAGTCGAGCTATGAACAGGAGCCGATGCCCCAGAACTATCGACAGCAACCTCCAATTTCACATACAGCTCGTGTATTCTGACCTCCGGAAAATTCCTTACGTAATGAAACAGAATCCTAATATCTTCGTCAGCCGCTAACACGAACGTATCATACTGAACACCGCTCGAGACTACAGTGACGGGAATCTTGTAGAAAATCTTCTTTACCAACTTGCTCCCAAATACCCCAAGCTTCTGCAAGATGCTGTTCTTCACATCCGACAAAGTGCTTGATGAACTAACGAATACACTCAATGGTTCTctgtcagtgaacttcacaccatattttttgctttttttaattttcctaGAGCAATGCACTAAGACAAGAACACTCTCTTCCTCACTTGACATTATGATAATGATCTCTTCACCAGCTTGAATCTCACTCACCATATATATAGATTTTCCATCTGTATAAACCGTGCTAGATTACAAGGGTTTATGCCTATTAGAGGTCCTTCATAAACCGTTGCTGCCAGCCACGGttcatgcatttttttcttcataaaccgtggctaCTTCCAGCGGTTTCTATCTTTCATCCATAAAGTGTAAACCGTGGCTACCTACCACGGTTTACGTTGAGCTTTTCTTCAATGTAAAATCTGCCTGCCAGCCACGGTTTATGTGTAGCTAGGAACCGTGGTTGGCTTCCACAGTTTATGTAGATAATAAAACAAGATATTCAGGTATCAACTTTCCCATTTTTGTAATCTGGTAAACATTTctgttgtttattttaatttggtcATTTTGCCCATTCATAAACATTATTTGGAATGTCAATGTGATGTATCACATAACAAACAGTCATGTCTAGAGTCTAAAGTAGTTCATGTAACAGCAagtcttaaaaaaaaaacaaaagattgcATAGATAAATACTTGGGGTGtacaaaataaaacaactaatagtcataaaattgttcaaaagagAAAGTCCTATATGGATTTATCTAAAATTTCCTCTGTTCTTCGCTGGTTGTTTAGGCGTTTAATTCCTATAGTTGgtacaaatatcataaaattgaCTAGCTCCCTAATATTGTCCCTTGCATTGGATCAATTGGACCATTGCTTGCTAGCTAGTGGGATATTAGTTGGTGGAGTATTACTTGATGTGGAGAGACCTTTCTTTTAGATTGGACCTTAGGGACTTTGCAGTATGTTACATAGTAGTTGGTGGCATTACAATATTCTAAGTTGCATTTCATTTAGTGAAGTACTAGAAACTAAAATAAGgttgaaaaaaaatttgtcaGACAATTTTGATAAACTAAATTATTACATAATGTTTAATTGTTGAGACTTGAAAGTCTTCAATTTCAGTGGTATTTGGTTAACCAGGTCATGTTCAATCTTAGTAGCATGTCCACCATCTTGACCTGAATCAAGAGGAGGTTGGTGtccaaaaacaagaacatgattGTCATTGGATGCATAAGCAGCTCCAGGATCAGCAACTGGTAGAGCAATGTTATAGGGTTAACCTTAATAGTAGCTATTATAGTAGTTGCGATTACATCGTCAACCGTTCCTCTTAAACAACTTCTCTTGGTATGTCCTTTTAACGACAATAATGACAAGTACATTGTTGATAAATCTTTTCAACTTAAAAATCTGtttgaaaactttaaaaatttaattttgagtttttaatttttgaaaagtcatattaataatatttggtatagttttttaaatatgtttttagctttttaaaaaaattattttaaaagcttttgaaaaaataaaaaaacatgacttctcttcttctcaaaagttattttatcatttttatttattacgtAACTTTATAACAGGTATTTCTAtgataacttttcaaacaaaaaataggaataagtacgattttggttcctaaggtaaagactgaaaatttttttcgtccccaacctttttttacTTACAAAATCGTTCCTaaagtttaacttagttttaaaatcgttatttttactaaaatttaaatttttattaccaaattattcccaattaaaaaatataaaaaaagaaaaatgggttAAAGGGCTGGGAAACAGGGAAAGGAAATCACCTGGTGGgttttcagggaagaagagggggaaagGAAGGGGGAAGGGAATTCACCACCGCCACTGTTCGTCGTTGTTCGGTCACTGGATCTCACCACTGCTCATTTGGGCTCAACAGAAGTATTGGATGGTGGTGGATTCTGGTTTGAGGCAAAAACAGGGGAAGGCATTGGTAGTTTTATGATGGTGGGTGGATCAGAGGAGAGGCTGATGGTGATAGTGGATCTTAAAGAAGATGGCACGAACTGGAGATGAACCGAGGGAGGAGAAGAGGGCTTCACACTGTGATGGTGGCGCTAGGGTAAcgcaaagagagaagaagaaaagggtgGCGACGCTGTGATGGTGGATCGGCCAAGGGACAGTGaacagaggagaagagaaaagaagagaggaagaagaaaagagaaaggaggGTAGTTCGGGTGGCTCGCCAGCGGCGTGGATGAAAGTGGTGACCGGGACTGGTTGGCAGAGCTAGGGTTTAGACAGGGAGAAACGCTTCAGAGGGTGAGGGTGGTTGGCGGTGAAGAAGGTAGAGAAAGGCGCTTCTGCTTCTATTATGTTGTTGATTCTAATTCCATTCTTCTTCTACTTATGCTTCTATTATGTTGTTGATTTCTAATTATGATTCTTTTATATTGTTGCTTCTAGTTGCTTGTGCTTCTAGTTGattatattgttgttgttgtgaataaataattggagtttgaaattgtgaatactggaacttggaggaagctgattaGTTGAATTTTGAGGGGCTACCTTGATTTTGAATAGATAGCTTTGGTTGTTACGTGGAagttggctaaggtatggtttaggtttcttgcatttaatatataatgttctgtgaaaacttaggctagatgaccataggataagttagaatgcaggtgtatatttaatgtttagtaatgggTTGATGAATatgcttggtttggtttggtGCTTTGTTTGTAAGATGATATTGGTTGCTAGTTGGATCTTTGAAAGGATATGTGATTGAATTGTTGATTATATGGCTATATTTTGGTTTGGttgaatgatgattgatgaaaAGATATGGAGTTTGTTGAGGATTATTGTTGGCAATTTGGATTGGTGGTAATAGGTTTGAAAATAATTGGAAtggaaattttgaatgaaaaatgagggattttgtgttaaaagcctaggatttgtgaactatgattcttagttgaattttggttgttggatttgaatattgtatgagtataattgttgatttgagatagatttattgtggtgattgttatgatgatgaggaagggtatgttgaattgaaaagaatgcaggtttggacccgaaaagggtggcaaagtccaaattttagaggagatgctgccgaaattttataaaaattagagattttgtttatatgattatttaaaaatatttagattcaaaggttatatggtttgattttgagttattaagaaaatgagtatgttttaagtttgattcatttagaaaagaatgaattatgttttgaataggaactattgatggacggaatgggaggtgtgataatgaaggataaggattgaatatgattgatgtatgatgatgaatgacaTGCGATTgaaaatgatgtggatgttgatgaattataattgaattatttatatggcttatgaatttgaatgatctgagatacAAGATTCCTTggataaagtaccgtggcttgccaccacgtgtaccaggttgaaaactcgatactctgttgaccctacgatgtaagtgtgactgggcactatataaattctcgggaatgttacccctattgagcaatattaattatttgagaaaaagctatgcatagactcttggagatgcacatcgggggacagtctaagtacaattcagacttgtcgggttggttggataaccgacagatgagcttcaTTAGCCATAGGACGGGCATGCATCATACGCATattacttgaactacttgcttgtgctttaattgggtgtgcctatttgtacttgccatgttaaatgtgtatttgttactgatgagcggatattttatacgctttttgggggtaatttcatgtagattttgagcatgttttaattagtctttagttaaatattattagtttttaggcaaaaatcatatttctagaccttactatgagtttgtgtgtttttctgtgatttcaggtattttctggctgaaattgagggagttgagcaaaaatctgagttaggctgaaaaaggactgctgatgttgttggattctgacctcccttcactcgaaatggattttctggagctacataagtccaattggcgcgctctcaatggctttggaaagtagacatccagggctttctagcaatatataatagtccatactttgcgcgaagatagacgacgtaaactggcgttcaacgccagtatcatgctgctgtctggcatccagcgccagaaacaggttacaagctggagttcaacgccagaaacaggttacaacctggcgttgaacgcccaaaacagccccaggcacgtgagaagcttaagtctcagccccagcacacaccaagtgggccccagaagtggatttctgcactatctatcatagtttactcattttctgtaaacctaggttaccagtttactatttaaacaacttttagagatttactttggatctcatgacatttttagatctaaaatttgtaccttttggtagcatgagtctctaaactccattgttgagggtgaggagctctgcagcgtctcgatgaattaatacaattacctttgttttccatttaaacacgcttgttcctatctaagatgttcattcacgcttaaacatgaagaaggtgatgatccgtgacactcatcaccttcctcagatccatgaacgtgtgcctgacaaccacctccgttctacatcagactgaatgagcttctcttagattccttaatcagaatcttcgtggtataagctagaattgatggcggccactcttgaggatccggaaagtctaaaccttgtctgtggtatttcgagtaggattcaaggattgaatagctgtgacgagcttcaaactcgcgattgctgggcgtgatgacaaacgcaaaagggtcaatggatcctattccaacatgatcgagaaccaacagctgattagccggggctgtgacagagcatctagatcattttcactgagaggatgggaggtagccactgacaatagtgacaccctacatacagcttgccatagaaggagccttgcgtgtggaaaaggatttcaaggaagagttgaagtcagaggacaaagcatctccaaaaccccaacatgttcttcattaataaagtaacaattacttattccaaacacttttacttcttacaattaaatccaaataaccttattgacatcctgactaagattaataaaataaacatagattgcttcaaaccaataatctccgtgggattgacccttactcacgtaaggtattacttggacgacccagtgcacttgctggttagttgtgcggaattgtcaaGAATTGTGATTTtcagtttcgtgcaccaagtttttggcgccgttgccggggattgttcgagtttgaacaactaaaggtttattttatttcttagattaggaagattttggcaattgggtcagagtcttttattttcttttcaaaaatattatttttctttattaaatttttatttttctttgagtctagtgtcttgttataagtttggtgtcaattgcatattttatatttttctttaaaattttcgtattagtgttctttgttcttccttgatcttcaagttgttcttgtttatttctcttgtttgatctttaattttttttgttctgtgtcttttcttgtttcacttgtgttctttttaaagcattaatcttccaaaaggaatatacctttttagaacaagtgttacatttactcccaattggttatagcgttggcttatgttcttggcaattgggcatcttcttttaaaaatctttttcaaaaataatttttctttgattgaatcttgtgctaaactctaagtttggtgttttcttgttaatttttctttaattttcgaaaatttgtcttggtcttctaaaaattttaagtttggtgttctttctttgttcttggtgttcttgtgaatcttcaaggtgttcttgagtctttcttgtgttttgatctcaaaatttttaagtttggtgttccttggtgttttccctccaaaattttcgaaaataaggagcattagatctaaaaattttaagtcttgtgtcttttatatgtttttctctttcatcataaaattcaaaattaaaaaaaaatcttttctaactaattttaaacaataatttcgaaatttttatataaaaatttcagatttcaattttaaaatttttcgaaaatcttcaaaaaaaaatattttcatttttttatttattttatttcgtttttatttgttttatttttactttattttataaaataaatttttataaaataaataatatcaacatccataccatctcctttattccatcatggaactaagtggaaatgaacagtccaggaggactctggggtcatatgctaaccccactactgcttcatatgggagtagtatctgtataccctccattggagttagtagctttgagttgaatcctcagctcattatcatggtgcagcaaagctgccagtattccggtcttccacacaaagaacctacagagtttctggcacaatttttgcaaattgctgacacagtacatgataaggaagtagatcaggatgtctacagattattactgtttccatttgctgtaaaagatcaagctaagaggtggttaaataaccaacctaaaaatagcataaagacatggaaacagctgtcagaaaaatttatGAATcactactttcctccaaaacggatgacacagctaaggctaagcatccaaggcttcaaataaggagataatgaatccctttatgatgcctgggagagatacagagagatgctaagaaaatgcccctctgagatgttttcaaggtgggtgcaattagacatcttctactatgggcttacagaaaaagctcagatttctctagatcactcagctggtggatctatacatatgagaaaaataattgaagaagctcaagagcttattgatacagttgccagaaatcagcatctgtacctaagcagtgaatcttccatgaaagaagaagctaaaacagtaactgctgaactcagtcctgtagatcaggctaatgagttcaatcagcaattagactttctaactcagcagctagccgaattcaaggaaatactacaggaaacaagaatggctaacaggaatatggaagtacagttaaggcaaacagaaaagcaactgtcaaaacaaatagcagaagaatgccaagcagttcaattaagaagtggaaaaacattaaatacctcacttcaaagcagcaggaagccaagaaatgaacaaatggctactcaaaatccctcttaggacaatcagagcccagagaggaataatgccggcgctgaacgcccagaccatgctcattcctggtgttcaacgctagaaacaagcatgataatagataaggagttggcgtctaacgccactccagctctggcgttagacgccagtaACGCCACTCTAGctcccacccctggcattcaaatgccagtgggggatcagtcacatacaagtgctgataacaacccttctaaaaaggcttcccaatctacatctgtaggcaataaacctgcagcaattaaggttgaggaatacaaggccaaaatgccttatcctcaaaaactctgccaagcagaacaggataagtaatttgcccgctttgcagactatctcaggactcttgaaataaagattccatttgcagaagcacttgagcaaataccctcttatgctaagttcatgaaagagatcttaagttataagaaggattggagggaaactgaaaaagtttacctcactgaagaatgcagtgcagtcattctgaaaagcttacctgagaagtttaaagatcccgggagctttatgataccatgcacattagagggtaattgtaccaagcaagctctatgtgatcttggggcaagtatcaacctaatacctgcatctattatcacaaagcttggtttgactgatgaagtcaaaccaacccggatatgtcttcaacttgctgatggctccattaaatacccatcaggcgtgattgaagacatgattgtcaaggttgggccatttgcctttcctattgactttgtggtgctggaaatggaggagcacaagagtgcaactctcattctaggaagacctttcctggcaacTGGccaaaccctcattgacgtccaaaaaggggaagtaaccctgagagtcaatgaggaggagttcaagttgaatgttgtcaaagccatgcaacatccagacaccccaaatgactgcatgagtgttaatatcattgactctctggtaagagaggttaatatggctgagagtctcgaatcagagctagaggacatctttgaagatgttcagcctgatttggaggaatcagagagaataataaaacctctgaaaatccctcaggaagaggagaaagctccaaaacccgagctcaaaccattaccaccatccctgaaatatgcatttctgggagaaggtgataccttccctgtaatcataagctctaccttagagccacaggaagaggaagcactaattcaagtgctaaggacacacaagacaactcttgggtggtccatcagtgatcttaagggcattagcccagccagatgcatgcacaagatcctattggagggtgacgccaagccagtggtctaaccacaaaggcggctgaatccagccatgaaggaagtggtgcagaaggaagtcactaaattactagaggctgggattatttatcctatttctgacagcccctgggtaagccctgtccaagtcgtccctaagaagggaggcatgacagtggttcataatgaaaaaaatgaactggttcctacaagaacagttacaggatggcgtatgtgtattgattatagaaggctcaatacagccaccagaaaggatcattttcctttaccattcatagaccagatgctagaaagactagcaggtcatgaatactactgcttcctggatggatattcaggttataatc includes:
- the LOC112708968 gene encoding uncharacterized protein, with protein sequence MWDDDSDQDPVNIFGDSDNDTGANPHAQQAPSSSGTQQYPPHFSTLNLEALGEHLVGVATIRGSSTKFQIGQSFQSKDETVLSVKEYSIRRGVEYRVLESNHLKYHGKCKDFGKSCSWLIQILLRARKGTWEVRRYNGPHTCLATTISSDHRQLDYHIIYARIFPLVSTDAAVPIKVLQQATEADYGFKPSYRKVWKAKQKAVAQIYGDWEESYAELPPFQHCKPLVSIDGTHLYGKYGGTLLLAIAQDGNSNILPIAFALVEGENAESWSFFLSNLRTHVTSQEGILVISDRHNGIKAALENPENGCLPLGAYRAYCICHVAANFSLSFKGKDARRMLVNAAYAKTEAEFYYWFDIMRTENLAMCDWANRMEYEKWTQHQDSGRRFGHMTTNISECVNSMLKGTRNLPVISLVKSTYGRLAELFVLRGQTAKVQLGSGHEFCQALVKAIEKNIRDSRCFTVTLYDRH